In a single window of the Leishmania donovani BPK282A1 complete genome, chromosome 6 genome:
- a CDS encoding lipin, putative gives MISTLGGLFNLNHFDQSSCANDVIVIRHKDGSLRSTPFNVRFGRAQMWSYVGRAVQVEVNGELTAAVMKIGKGGKAYWLQPTYGAFGEASHGTAAAKQSEKAGGGMLPAAAAVAGVSGAGCAAKGDEEELDTVGSLVSAVEEVETLVLNTAELQHLPIRPESPPELPSFSAAGCDAWETGEYAAAEVSPPSAALPPGQRHSPTGAPCPAKESDAKPFSSDAGRQRRPGDHHSRCQGPGSRLPLLHTADDGHLTIETRAIHSAGDAQEARLALRAMAAAEKSRKRLSKMGFGDDPYLLKTAREEGHLGDDEGDDEGSDVGDDDGHLGGNRPEPPAVEIVVDAADVSPSSREATVRAAGDGSFAQASLIVTPVAAGDGTDTQTIDQLVARPATRTEEGESAGLAPAPSSPPQPPVEAATAASSATSVTGSTDSYKVVDEDAYFLDPMDTDPDYAALYGEEEVALLKGASFESSVTSGVSPPDISIMLGNIAADAATTHRGSASASEGESCSAVEGSRVSRISASLLLEPQTVGAATSFIKQPPLPSLPSPSQPTAENQVSSSAKDADKVAVPHASTGVLHAPEEVTDAEGRPVRLTPTAGGAGGGPYFTRTIIPVEADLWKLHLKEGCNTVRYLARKDKGDIVSISCNIFLWNWTDRLVVSDVDGTITKSDLLGHFYAMLGKGADWTHPGICNLYSKIERNGYRMVYLTARSVSQINQTKSYLFTLQQDGVRLPMGPVLTAPQRFFTALTQEVSKQSHVFKIACLTSVRAAFPPSTKPFFAGFGNRYNDVISYDAAGIPTHKIFIIDPSSVLHVCLVRQTYRDLGHLVDVTFPPVRRHPVVLRAPRHLQRTHGTGTSTSPAKDAAPGGRDRHAYTRSLLHRSSSASSSSATSLSSAASSSSDSLDLREEASGGASDCGAEGAPHHTSGSGASPGGGSLAGCHASAAFSLVDSERVDMVAASALSGSAASPGEPPELDKGGGPTLTGLLPGAAAELWAPPVPTAASSAVISSRPPGAEKTGAPSTASALPAVKASTSAASAHRPKYNYGHRATFAELNDDDDDVFQDEEEVPADPEFSSFVYWRMDPRDLITVPAATSKPSASATRANTKETSEKEKPGAVASGTDAPKKVATTTAAAAASTEDNGHTKSAAAAAPSAPTQTGGAAFDTASAGAASPSGVSAASDAAAPRPGGGDGSRLSLFSLTVSNSGTGPPMQGATNSLDKGRAGGSATGAAAMTGLTSHDTLSEMQKPQPRTPGRPGSPYNDSEGAAETNVDAVRLSLLPQSLPPPPPPTTQPAAILPSTSGGGGSRGFFSAFSFGRSRVVESPLSPTSQRAAQLREDAKQRALSHPDAQYYYVAQQQPAPQLAPFPGDGTSSAKASAPAPPPK, from the coding sequence ATGATCTCGACCCTCGGCGGCCTCTTCAACCTCAATCACTTCGACCAGTCAAGCTGCGCCAACGATGTCATTGTGATACGCCACAAGGATggctcgctgcgcagcaccccCTTCAACGTGCGCTTCGGGCGGGCGCAGATGTGGAGCTACGTCGGTCGCGCCGTGCAGGTGGAGGTGAACGGTGAGCTGACGGCTGCCGTGATGAAGATCGGCAAGGGTGGCAAGGCCTACTGGCTGCAGCCAACCTACGGCGCCTTCGGCGAGGCCAGCCACggtacggcggcggccaaaCAATCTGAGAAAGCCGGAGGCGGCATGCtgcctgccgccgctgccgtggcggggGTGTCGGGCGCCGGCTGTGCCGCAAAGggcgacgaagaggagcTGGATACCGTGGGCTCGCTTGTCAGTGCTGTGGAGGAAGTCGAGACGTTGGTGCTGAAcacggcggagctgcagcacctccctATCCGCCCCGAGTCGCCCCCAGAGCTGCCGTCCTTTTCAGCAGCGGGTTGCGACGCTTGGGAAACAGGCGAATACGCAGCCGCTGAAGTTTCgccgccatcggcggcgctgccacctgGCCAGCGGCACTCCCCCACTGGCGCCCCGTGCCCTGCGAAAGAAAGCGACGCCAAGCCGTTTTCTAGCGATGCGGGCCGTCAACGGAGGCCCGGCGATCACCACTCCCGCTGTCAGGGCCCCGGCTCCCGTCTACCGCTTCTCCACACAGCCGATGATGGGCATCTCACCATCGAGACGCGCGCTATCCACTCGGCCGGCgacgcgcaggaggcgcgACTCGCTCTTCGtgcgatggcggcagcagagaagTCGCGAAAGCGGCTGTCGAAGATGGGCTTTGGCGACGACCCGTACCTGCTGAAGACCGCGCGGGAGGAAGGCCACCtgggcgacgacgagggcgacgacgagggcagcgatgtcggcgacgacgacggccacCTCGGTGGCAACCGTCCCGAACCGCCCGCGGTCGAGATCGTGGTGGACGCTGCGGATGTGTCGCCCTCTTCGCGTGAAGCGACGGTGAGGGCTGCCGGTGACGGTAGTTTCGCACAGGCATCGCTCATCGTCACGCCGGTGGCTGCAGGTGATGGCACTGACACACAAACCATCGACCAGCTTGTGGCCCGACCCGCGACGAGGACGGAGGAAGGTGAGTCAGCGGGCCTGgccccggcgccgtcgtcgccgccgcaaccGCCTGTGGaagcagccaccgcagcgtcATCGGCCACCTCGGTGACGGGGAGCACGGATAGCTACAAGGTGGTGGACGAGGATGCCTACTTTCTCGACCCCATGGACACCGACCCCGACTACGCCGCGCTCTacggagaggaagaagtGGCTCTGCTGAAGGGCGCGTCCTTCGAAAGCAGCGTCACGAGCGGTGTGTCGCCGCCTGACATTTCCATTATGCTGGGCAacatcgctgctgacgcagcCACCACGCACCGCGGATCGGCGAGTGCCAGCGAAGGTGAATCGTGCTCTGCAGTGGAAGGCAGTCGTGTGAGCCGCATCAGCGCGTCGCTTCTCCTAGAGCCACAGACTGTCGGAGCAGCGACCTCCTTCATcaagcagccgccgctgccgtctttGCCGTCGCCATCACAACCGACAGCCGAGAATCaggtcagcagcagcgccaaggACGCCGACAAAGTCGCTGTGCCCCACGCGAGCACCGGCGTCTTGCACGCCCCCGAGGAGGTCACGGATGCAGAGGGGCGCCCCGTGAGGCTGAcgcccaccgccggcggcgccggtggcggcccGTACTTCACCCGCACCATTATCCCGGTAGAAGCGGATCTGTGGAAGCTGCACCTCAAGGAGGGCTGCAACACTGTCCGCTACCTCGCCCGCAAGGACAAGGGCGACATTGTGTCAATCTCGTGCAACATATTCCTCTGGAACTGGACGGACCGCCTCGTGGTGAGCGACGTGGACGGCACGATCACGAAGAGCGACTTGCTCGGCCACTTCTATGCGATGCTGGGCAAAGGTGCAGACTGGACGCACCCCGGTATCTGCAATCTCTACTCCAAGATTGAGCGCAACGGGTATCGCATGGTGTACCTGACGGCCCGCAGCGTGTCGCAGATCAACCAAACAAAGTCGTACCTCttcacgctgcagcaggacggggtgcggctgccgatGGGCCCGGTGCTaacggcaccgcagcgcttCTTCACTGCACTCACGCAAGAGGTATCGAAGCAGTCTCATGTCTTCAAGATTGCGTGCCTCACGAgtgtgcgcgccgccttTCCGCCCAGCACAAAGCCCTTCTTCGCCGGCTTTGGCAACCGATACAACGACGTCATCAGCTACGATGCGGCGGGAATCCCGACGCACAAGATCTTCATTATTGACCCCTCGAGCGTGCTGCACGTGTGCCTGGTGCGGCAGACGTACCGCGACCTCGGCCACCTTGTCGACGTGACGTTTCCGCCCGTTAGGCGGCACCCCGTCGTTCTGCGCGCGCCACGGCATCTTCAGCGAACCCACGGCACAGGGACGAGTACGTCGCCAGCTAAGGATGCCGCGCCCGGTGGGCGCGACCGACACGCCTACACGCGCAGTCTGCTACACCGATCTTCctctgcgtcgtcgtcctcggccaCCTCGCTTTCCTCCGCagcgtcttcgtcgtcggACTCTCTGGAtctgcgcgaggaggcgagcggcggcgcctccgacTGTGGCGCGGAGGGCGCCCCCCACCACACGTCCGGGTCTGGGGCCTCCCCCGGTGGCGGCTCTCTCGCGGGCTGCCATGCATCCGCGGCGTTCAGCTTGGTGGATTCGGAGCGTGTCGACATGGTCGCCGCGAGCGCGCTGAGCGGCTCCGCTGCCAGCCCGGGAGAGCCGCCGGAACTCGACAAGGGCGGCGGCCCTACGCTCACCGGACTGCTTCcgggggctgctgctgagctgTGGGCCCCTCCAGTCCCCACAgcggcctcctccgcagTGATCTCGAGCCGCCCGCCCGGGGCCGAAAAAACAGGCGCTCCGTCGaccgcctctgccttgcCTGCAGTGAAGGCCAGCACcagtgccgccagcgcgcacagGCCCAAGTACAACTATGGCCATCGCGCAACCTTCGCTGAGCtgaacgacgacgacgatgacgtgttccaggacgaggaggaggtgccggCGGACCCCGAGTTTTCGTCCTTCGTGTACTGGCGCATGGACCCACGCGACCTCATCACCGTCCCCGCGGCGACATCGAagccctctgcctctgcgaCACGTGCCAACACCAAGGAGACAtcggagaaggagaagccgGGCGCGGTGGCCAGTGGCACCGATGCGCCGAAGAAGGTCGCCACAaccaccgcggctgccgcagcttccACCGAAGACAATGGCCACACGAagtcagcggcggcagcggcaccctCAGCACCTACACAGACGGGAGGCGCCGCCTTCGACACGGCGAGCGCAggtgcagcgtcgccgagcGGAGTCTCCGCTGccagcgatgcagcagcaccgaggcccggcggcggtgacggcagccgcctctcGCTTTTCTCACTTACGGTTTCGAACTCCGGCACCGGGCCGCCGATGCAAGGGGCGACGAACTCGCTCGACAAAGGCCGAGCGGGAGGCTCTGCCacgggcgcggcggcgatgacgggACTGACTTCACACGATACCCTCTCGGAAATGCAGAAGCCACAACCGCGGACCCCCGGCAGGCCCGGCAGCCCGTACAACGACTCGGAGGGAGCGGCGGAGACAAACGTGGACGCGGTCAGGCTATCACTCCTGCCGCAATCactaccaccgccgccgccgccgacgacgcagccTGCCGCGATCTTGCCGTCCACCAGcgggggtggcggcagccgtggctTCTTTTCCGCTTTCTCGTTCGGACGCAGTCGCGTCGTCGAGTCGCCGTTGTCGCCCACCTCGCAGAGGGCCGCGCAGTTGCGTGAGGACGCAAAGCAGCGCGCGCTATCGCACCCCGACGCGCAGTACTACtatgtggcgcagcagcagcccgcgccgcagctggcgccGTTCCCTGGCGACGGCACATCATCGGCGAAAGCTAGCgctccggcaccgccgccaaagtga
- a CDS encoding dihydrofolate reductase-thymidylate synthase, with protein sequence MSRAAARFKIPMPATKADFAFPSLRAFSIVVALDKQHGIGDGESIPWRVPEDMAFFKDQTTLLRNKKPPTEKKRNAVVMGRKTWESVPVKFRPLKGRLNIVLSSKATVEELLAPLPEGKRAAAAQDVVVVNDGLAEALRLLARPPYCSSIETAYCVGGAQVYADAMLSPCVEKLQEVYLTRIYTTAPACTRFFPFPPENTTTAWDLASSQGRRKSEADGLEFEICKYVPRNHEERQYLELIDRIMKTGIVKEDRTGVGTISLFGAQMRFSLRDNRLPLLTTKRVFWRGVCEELLWFLRGETNAQLLADKDIHIWDGNGSREFLDSRGLTENKEMDLGPVYGFQWRHFGADYKGFEANYDGEGVDQIRSIVETIKANPNDRRLLFTAWNPCALQKMALPPCHLLAQFYVNTDTSELSCMLYQRSCDMGLGVPFNIASYALLTILIAKATGLRPGELVHTLGDAHVYRNHVGALKSQLERVPHAFPTLVFKEERQFLEDYELTDMEVIDYVPHPPIKMEMAV encoded by the coding sequence ATGTCCAGGGCAGCTGCGAGGTTTAAGATTCCGATGCCGGCGACGAAGGCGGACTtcgccttcccctctctgcgcgccttctccatcgTTGTGGCCCTCGATAAGCAGCACGgcatcggcgacggcgagtcGATCCCGTGGCGGGTGCCGGAGGACATGGCGTTCTTCAAGGACCAGACGACGCTGTTGCGCAACAAAAAGCCGCCGacggagaagaagcgcaacGCTGTCGTGATGGGCCGCAAGACGTGGGAGAGCGTCCCGGTAAAGTTCCGACCACTCAAGGGACGGCTGAACATTGTGTTGTCCTCGAAGGCCACCGTCGAGGAGCttctggcgccgctgccggagggaaagcgcgctgccgcggcgcaggatgtggtggtggtgaacgACGGTCTGGCCGaggcgctccgcctcctcgcacgCCCGCCGTACTGCAGCTCCATCGAGACAGCGTATTGCGTCGGGGGTGCGCAGGTTTATGCGGACGCCATGCTGTCGCCGTGCGTCgagaagctgcaggaggtgtACCTGACCCGCATCTACACGACGGCGCCTGCGTGTACGCGCTTCTTTCCGTTTCCGCCCGAGAACACCACCACGGCGTGGGACCTGGCGTCGTCTCAGGGACGCCGCAAGAGCGAGGCGGACGGCCTCGAGTTCGAGATCTGCAAGTACGTGCCGCGTAACCATGAGGAGCGGCAGTACCTTGAGCTGATTGACCGCATCATGAAGACGGGGATCGTGAAGGAGGACCGCACCGGCGTGGGCACCATCAGCCTCTTCGGCGCACAGATGCGCTTCTCCCTACGCGACAaccgcctgccgctgctgacgacGAAGCGTGTCTTCTGGCGCGGCGTgtgcgaggagctgctgtggTTCCTGCGCGGGGAGACgaacgcgcagctgctggcggacAAGGACATTCACATCTGGGACGGCAACGGCTCGCGCGAGTTTCTCGACAGCCGCGGCTTGACAGAGAATAAGGAGATGGACCTCGGCCCTGTCTACGGCTTCCAGTGGCGCCACTTCGGGGCAGATTACAAGGGGTTTGAAGCGAACTACGACGGCGAAGGGGTGGACCAGATCAGGTCCATCGTGGAGACGATCAAGGCGAACCCGAACGACCGCCGCCTTCTATTCACTGCCTGGAACCCGTGCGCGCTGCAAaagatggcgctgccgccgtgccacTTGCTTGCTCAATTCTACGTGAACACGGACACGAGCGAGCTATCCTGCATGCTGTACCAGCGCTCGTGCGACATGGGTCTCGGCGTCCCTTTCAACATCGCCTCCTACGCGCTGCTCACCATCCTCATTGCCAAGGCGACGGGCCTGCGGCCCGGTGAGCTTGTGCACACCCTTGGTGACGCCCACGTCTACCGCAACCACGTCGGTGCCCTCAAGTCGCAGCTCGAGCGAGTCCCGCACGCGTTCCCGACCCTCGTCTTCAAGGAGGAGCGTCAGTTCCTCGAGGACTACGAGTTAACGGACATGGAGGTGATCGACTACGTTCCACACCCGCCGATCAAGATGGAGATGGCCGTATAG
- a CDS encoding acyl-coenzyme a dehydrogenase, putative: protein MRTTLKGMMTRCTAPLRNAKSADLGTFFGASMPAAQSAAGFSFGLTEQQLQYQETARNFAKEKMIPVAAEYDRSMKYPHDVYKQAWELGLTNMHIPTKYGGLGASVMDGLVVQEELAYACSGMATAFEGNSLAEAPLLIAGTDAQNAKYLSRMVEEPLLAAYCVTEPTGGSDVAGMKTVAKKEGDKWVINGSKMWITNGGVANWYFVLARSEGGFTGFIVDADTPGVTLGQKEVMLGQRCSDTRGIMFENVVVPEENVVGEAGKGFQVAMKVFDFTRSAVAISAVGLARRATDEATKYARERVTMGKPIAQHQAVAFMLAEMAAGVEACRLMTYRAGWETDQGRRNTYYASCAKMMASNLAEKCSTNAVQIFGGNGYNTGYPVEKLYRDCKIFSIYEGTTQIQHAIIGRYVTGMRC from the coding sequence ATGCGCACCACTTTGAAAGGGATGATGACGcggtgcacggcgccgctgcgcaatGCCAAGTCGGCGGACTTGGGCACGTTCTTCGGCGCCTCGATGCCCGCGGCGCAGTCCGCGGCTGGGTTTTCGTTCGGTCTCACGgaacagcagctgcagtaCCAGGAGACGGCGCGAAACTTCGCCAAGGAAAAGATGATCCCCGTCGCGGCGGAGTACGACAGGTCGATGAAGTACCCCCATGATGTGTACAAGCAGGCGTGGGAGCTTGGCTTGACTAACATGCACATCCCGACGAAGTacggcggcctcggcgcGAGTGTCATGGATGGCTTGGTTGTGCAGGAGGAGCTTGCCTACGCGTGCTCGGGCATGGCGACTGCGTTCGAGGGCAACAGCCTTGCCGAAGCGCCACTCCTCATCGCCGGCACGGACGCGCAGAACGCTAAGTACCTCAGCCGCATGGTCGaagagccgctgctggctgcgTACTGCGTGACGGAGCCGACGGGTGGGTCGGACGTGGCTGGCATGAAGACGGTTgcgaagaaggagggcgACAAGTGGGTCATCAACGGCTCCAAGATGTGGATCACGaacggcggcgtggcgaaCTGGTACTTTGTGTTGGCGCGCAGCGAGGGCGGCTTCACCGGCTTCATCGTGGACGCCGACACGCCTGGCGTGACGCTCGGGCAGAAGGAGGTGATGCTTGgccagcggtgcagcgacaCGCGCGGCATCATGTTCGAGAACGTGGTGGTGCCGGAGGAGAACGTCGTGGGCGAGGCAGGCAAGGGCTTCCAGGTGGCCATGAAGGTGTTTGACTTTACTCGTTCCGCGGTCGCTATCAGCGCTGTCGGACTGGCCCGCCGCGCCACGGACGAGGCGACGAAGTACGCTCGCGAGCGCGTGACAATGGGCAAGCCGATCGCGCAGCATCAGGCCGTAGCGTTCATGTTGGCAGAGATGGCGGCTGGCGTGGAGGCGTGCCGGCTCATGACATACCGCGCTGGCTGGGAAACGGATCAGGGACGCCGCAACACGTACTACGCTTCGTGCGCCAAGATGATGGCGTCCAACCTTGCCGAGAAGTGCTCGACGAACGCGGTGCAGATCTTCGGGGGCAACGGCTATAACACGGGCTACCCGGTGGAGAAGCTCTACCGTGACTGCAAGATCTTCTCGATCTACGAGGGCACGACGCAGATCCAGCACGCGATCATCGGCCGTTACGTGACGGGCATGCGCTGCTGA